The Gemmatimonas phototrophica region GTCGCGGTGGTGCTGTGGGGCACGGATAACATGAAGAGCGAGGGCACCCCGCTGGCGCAGGTCATGGCCATGATGGGGGTGGTACCGCGCTTCGACAGCGTGGGCCGACTCACGGGCGCACGGCTGTTGCCGCTGGAAAGCCTCGGCCGCCCGCGGGTGGATGTCGTGATCACGTTGTCGGGGATCTTCCGCGATCTGCTGCCGTTGCAGGTCAAGCTGCTGGCCGAAGCGTCGCTGTTGTGCGCCAAAGCCGACGAAGATCCCGAACGCAACTACATCCGCAAGCACGCGCTCGAGACCATGAAGGACACCGGGTGCACCATTGAGCAGGCGTCGCTGCGCGTCTTCTCCAATGCGGATGGCGCGTACGGTTCCAATGTGAACCTGCTCATTGAGACCGGGCGCTGGCAGGACGAAAACGAACTGGCGGACCTGTTTGTGCAGCGCAAGGGATTTGCCTACGGACCGGATGGCAAGCCGCAGTCGCAGCCCGCGCTCATGAAGCGCGCGCTGGGCAAGGCGACGCTGTCATTCCAGGGGCTCGATTCGGTAGACCTGGGCGCCACCGACATCGACCAGTATGTGGAATCGCTGGGAGGGATGACCCGCGTGATTGCCCAGCAGAACGACGGCAAAGCGCCGGCCGTGTATGTGGGCGACTATGGACAGGGGCAGGGCAAGGTGCGGACGCTCAAAGAGCAGGTCGAGCTGGAGTCGCGCACCAAGATGCTCAACCCGAAGTGGTACGAAGCACAGATTCAGTATGGCTACGAAGGAGTACGCAACATTACCGGGCACTTGGTCACGACCCTCGGCTGGTCAGCCACCGGGGGGAAAGGCACGGTGCCGCACTGGGTGTATGCGGAGGCCTCCAAGACCTTTGTGCTCGACGAAGAGATGCGGAAACGTATCGCGGACGCGAACCCCGATGCGGCGCTGGGCATTGCCCAGCGACTGCTTGAGGCCAACGACCGTGGCTACTGGCAGCCGGATGACGCCACGCTGGAAGCGTTGCGGGATGCGGCGGCAGATCTCGAAGACAGGCTGGAAGGGGTGTACGCCAGTTAACGCCGGACGCAGTTTGTAGCATGCAGCATCACTCCCCACGGGTAAACGCATGACGAGTATGAAGCTTCCCATCATGGACCAGGTCGGCGACGGTGACGGGTCCGTGCAGGTTCACCTGGACGAGAACCAGAAAATCGAAGGCGCGCTCGTCATCGCGGTGTACGGCAAGGGCGGTATCGGGAAGAGCACCACGTCGTCGAATTTGTCGGCGGCCTTCTCCAAGCTGGGGAAGCGGGTGCTCCAGATTGGTTGCGACCCGAAGCACGACAGCACCTTCACCCTGACCAAGAAAATGGTCCCGACGGTGATTGATGTGCTGGAGAGCGTGGACTTCCACGCTGAGGAACTGCGCCCCGAAGACTTCATGTTCGAGGGGTACAACGGCGTCCAGTGTATCGAGGCCGGCGGACCGCCGGCGGGCACCGGGTGCGGTGGGTACGTCACCGGCCAGACCGTCAAGCTGCTCAAGGAGCACCATCTCCTTGAGGACACGGATGTCGTGATTTTCGACGTGCTGGGTGACGTGGTGTGCGGCGGATTTGCCGCCCCGCTCCAGCATGCGCACTATTGTCTCATCGTCACGGCCAACGATTTCGATTCGATCTTTGCCATGAACCGCATCATTGCGGCCATTCAGGCGAAGGCGAAGAATTACAAGGTGCGTCTGGGTGGGGTCATTGCGAACCGCTCGCGCGACACCAACGAAATCGATCGGTTCAACAACGCGGTGGGGCTGCGGACCATGGCGCACTTCCAGGATGTGGATGCCATTCGCCGCAGCCGCCTCAAGAAGTGCACGATTTTCGAGATGGAGGCCACCGAAGAAGTGGTCACCGTGCAGAACGAGTACCTGTCGTTGGCCCGCCGGATGCTGGATGATGTGCATCCGCTGCCGGCAAACCCTTTGAAGGATCGCGAGATCTTCGACCTCCTCGGATTCGACTGATGTCCACTGTCAACGATCACTCCCCGACTCCAGGTCCGTCGTTCGAGGGAACGCCGCTTGGGGGTTCGCACGCCGCATCGGTGTCGTACCGCGAGCGGCGGGCCTGGATCGGGGAGTACTTCGACCGCACGGCCGCCGATGCATGGAAGGCGCTGACCTCGGACGCCCCGGTGTCCCGTGTCCGTGCCTCCGTGCGGGCCGGTCGAGACCGTATGCGCACCACTCTGTTGAACTGGATCCCTCCCGAGTTGCACGGCAAGCGGGTGCTCGACGCCGGATGCGGCACGGGCACCGCGTCCATTGAGCTGGCGCAGCGGGGAGCCGAAGTGGTGGCCATCGATCTGTCGCCCACCCTGGTGGAACACGCGCAGGAGCGGGCCGAGGCCATGGGGGTGTACGACATCGATTTCCGGTCGGGCGACATGCTGGATCCGTCGCTCGGGTCGTTCGATTACGTCGTTGCCATGGACTCGATCATTCACTACGAGCTCGCAGACATGGTGAAGGCGCTCGCCACGCTGGCGCCCCGGGTACGGGAGCGGATGGTCATTACGGTGGCGCCACGCACTCCGATGTTGTCCGTCATGCGCGCCGTCGGAAAACTGTTCCCCCGCTCCGACCGGTCACCGTCCATTGTCCCGGTGTCGGAAAATGCCTTCCGCAAGGCCTTTGGCGCGCAGCCGGCGCTGGACAGCTGGGGGATGGTCGGCACCAGGCTCATTGAGTCGGGCTTTTATCGTTCCATGGCGATTAACCTGCAGAACGCTACGCTCGACGCGCATGGCGTTCGGCGCAGCTGATCCGTAGTTGGCCTTTCGGGAGGACGCAGGATGGAAGTGATGGGATGGAGCCTGGCCGGTCTCGCCGTGGTGGCGGGCGGGGCGTGGTATACGATGTCGCGGCGCCGCGAGGTCCCCTGTACGGTGGACCTCGAGATGACGCACGATCATTTCCATGCCCATGTGGATCTCAAAGGGGTCGAGGTGGACCCTGGCGATGAAGTGCTGGTGCGCAACACGCCCAGCCGCATCGCATTTGGGACCACCACCACGTTTGAATCGAGTGCCGAGGTGAAGCGCGCCAGCTGGCTCAAGCGCCAGGTTGTGAAGCTCACCGGCGGTACCGAAATCCACGAACTTTACGAAGTTGGCTTCGAAGGCTGATCACGACTTATGTACACTACCGAAACGGGTGTTCCCGTCCGTGCGATGAAGCCGGTAAACGAGACGACGAAGGCGGCTCAGCAGGACGCCATTCTGAATCCGCGCTTCTACACCACGAATTTCGCCGAGATTGACGGTCTCCGAATCACGCCGGAAAACCGGAAGATGTGGGACGAGATTCTGGCCGAGTTCCGCCGGGATCCCAACAAGGATCATTTCAAGCGGAACGCCGAGTTCGATCAGAGCTTCGAAGACATGGATCCGGCGCTGCGCGAGCAGTTCGTGGAGTTTCTTACGTCGTCGGTGACGGCAGAGTTTTCGGGGTGCATTCTGTACGCCGAAATCAAGAAGCGCATCAAGAATCCGGATGTGCGTGAACTCTTCGGCTTCATGAGCCGC contains the following coding sequences:
- the bchM gene encoding magnesium protoporphyrin IX methyltransferase, encoding MSTVNDHSPTPGPSFEGTPLGGSHAASVSYRERRAWIGEYFDRTAADAWKALTSDAPVSRVRASVRAGRDRMRTTLLNWIPPELHGKRVLDAGCGTGTASIELAQRGAEVVAIDLSPTLVEHAQERAEAMGVYDIDFRSGDMLDPSLGSFDYVVAMDSIIHYELADMVKALATLAPRVRERMVITVAPRTPMLSVMRAVGKLFPRSDRSPSIVPVSENAFRKAFGAQPALDSWGMVGTRLIESGFYRSMAINLQNATLDAHGVRRS
- the bchL gene encoding ferredoxin:protochlorophyllide reductase (ATP-dependent) iron-sulfur ATP-binding protein, encoding MDQVGDGDGSVQVHLDENQKIEGALVIAVYGKGGIGKSTTSSNLSAAFSKLGKRVLQIGCDPKHDSTFTLTKKMVPTVIDVLESVDFHAEELRPEDFMFEGYNGVQCIEAGGPPAGTGCGGYVTGQTVKLLKEHHLLEDTDVVIFDVLGDVVCGGFAAPLQHAHYCLIVTANDFDSIFAMNRIIAAIQAKAKNYKVRLGGVIANRSRDTNEIDRFNNAVGLRTMAHFQDVDAIRRSRLKKCTIFEMEATEEVVTVQNEYLSLARRMLDDVHPLPANPLKDREIFDLLGFD